One window of Nocardia nova SH22a genomic DNA carries:
- a CDS encoding TetR/AcrR family transcriptional regulator, with protein sequence MSTTERREVPGSRPSKSEATRARIIAAAGKVLAETGYQHTRLSAIAAAAGIQTGSLYYYFDSKEQLVEEALDGGVRVVHERVRQAITDLPDGSSAGERLAAAVRAFIAARLEIGSMSPAHIRSYRDLPDDMRERLRPELETFSALWDRLVLDAVASGDIRADVDPFILHLFVVHTSEQLAKWPDTTRGSAADTTDVMFRLMWNGLQGMSADP encoded by the coding sequence ATGTCGACGACAGAGCGACGCGAGGTCCCCGGATCGCGTCCGTCGAAGTCGGAGGCGACCCGCGCCCGGATCATCGCCGCGGCCGGCAAGGTACTCGCCGAAACGGGTTACCAGCACACCCGGTTGTCCGCGATCGCCGCAGCGGCCGGAATCCAGACCGGCAGCCTCTACTACTACTTCGATTCCAAGGAACAGCTGGTCGAGGAGGCGCTCGACGGCGGTGTCCGCGTGGTGCACGAGCGGGTCCGGCAGGCCATCACCGACCTGCCCGACGGCTCGTCGGCGGGCGAACGCCTCGCCGCCGCCGTCCGCGCGTTCATCGCGGCCCGCCTGGAGATCGGCAGTATGTCACCGGCGCACATCCGCTCCTACCGCGACCTGCCCGACGATATGCGTGAACGACTCCGCCCAGAACTGGAAACGTTCTCCGCCCTCTGGGACCGATTGGTGCTGGACGCGGTCGCGTCCGGCGATATCCGCGCCGATGTGGATCCGTTCATCCTCCACCTGTTCGTCGTGCACACCTCCGAGCAGCTCGCCAAGTGGCCGGATACGACGCGCGGTTCCGCTGCCGACACCACCGACGTGATGTTCCGGCTGATGTGGAACGGTCTGCAAGGAATGTCCGCGGACCCCTGA
- a CDS encoding lactonase family protein: MTSDSTTTDGSGVRRTTISARRNHRHARAGWVLAAAAAVLPGFMAVTPAAADAPGYHIYAHGYLSDGIVGFNATDSGAAVPIAGRAPTGQPNWPQGASPNGRFFYSAPTMNPRLISYAIGSDGTLTPGAAMPLPDVPVDIAFAPNGRDGYVLVGAVNGAIVPVHFGSDGTPTPNGPATSLGVAGGLGTAGVSPDGRNLYVASVPDRQLLVMDIHSDGTLSPVKQRLPGGINPLFPTLTPDGRHLFITNELSATVQAYNRADDGTLTEVAGSPYPSGILPHVPSITPDGRFLYVPNMGTAAISTYAIQADGTLRPLHGTDFDPKVGVYSESSVMSPSGKVLWALGTDPARAGEEVLRRFTIGDDGVLVRDDSTALYTGTTVADGRTLTLVPNT; encoded by the coding sequence ATGACATCTGATTCAACGACGACGGATGGTTCGGGAGTACGCCGAACGACGATTTCCGCACGCCGCAATCACCGGCACGCGCGTGCGGGCTGGGTCCTCGCCGCCGCCGCGGCCGTTCTGCCCGGTTTCATGGCGGTGACCCCGGCAGCGGCGGATGCCCCCGGTTATCACATCTACGCCCACGGCTACCTCAGCGACGGCATCGTCGGATTCAACGCCACCGACTCCGGGGCGGCGGTCCCGATCGCCGGACGCGCCCCGACCGGTCAGCCGAACTGGCCCCAGGGCGCATCGCCGAACGGGCGCTTCTTCTACAGCGCTCCGACCATGAACCCGCGGCTGATCTCGTACGCCATCGGGTCGGACGGCACGCTGACACCAGGCGCCGCGATGCCGCTGCCCGACGTCCCGGTCGACATCGCGTTCGCACCGAACGGACGCGACGGCTACGTCCTGGTCGGAGCCGTCAACGGCGCCATCGTGCCGGTGCACTTCGGCAGCGACGGCACGCCGACCCCGAACGGTCCCGCGACGTCGCTCGGCGTCGCCGGTGGCCTCGGCACCGCCGGGGTGTCACCGGATGGGCGCAATCTGTATGTCGCGAGCGTGCCCGATCGGCAACTGCTCGTCATGGACATCCACAGCGACGGCACGCTGTCACCGGTCAAACAGCGCCTGCCCGGCGGTATCAATCCGCTGTTCCCGACGCTGACCCCCGACGGGCGCCACCTGTTCATCACCAACGAGCTCAGCGCCACGGTCCAGGCCTACAACCGGGCCGACGACGGAACGCTCACCGAAGTCGCCGGATCACCGTATCCGAGCGGCATCCTGCCGCACGTCCCGAGCATCACTCCCGACGGCCGTTTCCTCTACGTGCCGAATATGGGGACCGCCGCGATCAGCACGTACGCGATCCAGGCCGACGGCACCCTGCGGCCGCTGCACGGAACGGATTTCGATCCGAAGGTCGGCGTGTACTCCGAGTCGTCGGTGATGTCGCCCAGCGGCAAGGTGCTGTGGGCACTGGGCACCGATCCGGCGCGCGCCGGGGAGGAAGTCCTGCGGCGCTTCACCATCGGTGACGACGGCGTCCTCGTCCGCGACGACTCCACCGCGCTGTACACCGGCACGACCGTCGCCGACGGCCGGACCCTGACCCTGGTTCCGAATACGTAG
- a CDS encoding VOC family protein, giving the protein MIKGKITNMKLVVSDLERSLDFYKSVFGLEVGARLDFTGPDVTEVMLDGPDGTRILVLLHSDLMPAPKPIPGYAPLVVQVDDIATAKSGIEKAGYEVAVGPLEFGPVGIVMVADPDGYLIEIVAGDPNAVQGPPAGTKIPHPIPQIHG; this is encoded by the coding sequence ATGATCAAAGGAAAGATCACCAACATGAAGTTGGTGGTGAGCGATCTCGAACGCTCTTTGGATTTCTACAAATCCGTTTTCGGACTCGAGGTCGGTGCGCGTCTGGATTTCACCGGCCCCGACGTCACCGAGGTGATGCTCGACGGCCCGGACGGCACCCGCATCCTGGTGCTGCTGCACAGCGACCTCATGCCCGCGCCGAAACCGATCCCCGGATATGCGCCCCTGGTGGTGCAGGTCGACGACATCGCGACCGCGAAGTCGGGAATCGAGAAGGCCGGATACGAAGTGGCGGTGGGGCCGCTCGAATTCGGGCCGGTCGGGATCGTCATGGTGGCCGACCCCGACGGCTACCTGATCGAGATCGTCGCGGGCGATCCGAACGCCGTGCAGGGTCCGCCGGCGGGAACCAAGATTCCGCATCCCATTCCGCAGATCCACGGGTAG
- a CDS encoding CaiB/BaiF CoA transferase family protein, with the protein MTDPITAQRRPLEGLRVLDLTVALAGPYGTLLLAGLGAEVIKIESPGGGDIARMNPPFYGERGMHFDALEDGDISLSILARAREKKSISLDLKSDAGRQLFYRLVEQADIVFENLSDGTVERLGVDYETVRAHNPRIVYCSVSGLGRPSLYPGVKAMDITVQALSGLMDTTGHADGPPLRVGIAISDLLAPLYGVIGVQSALRQREVTGQGQHVVVSMLECLTSLLPFEHLDVLQRNGFPPRSGNHHNRLAPFGVYPTSDGYVSIAAASDAWMRSIFDAMGKPELIEDPRFASRGPRAMNADALNTMIEEWTARQTSAEVIEELSTRRSVPCVPVRTASEALSDPALFERGVLQHLQHPRAGTIDAVAGGIPIHMSDASVGLERPAAELGADNADVYGQLLGLSADELARLRDEGIV; encoded by the coding sequence TTGACCGATCCGATCACCGCGCAACGCCGGCCCCTGGAGGGACTGCGCGTCCTGGACCTGACCGTGGCGCTGGCCGGTCCCTACGGCACCCTGTTGCTCGCCGGTCTGGGCGCCGAAGTCATCAAGATCGAGTCGCCGGGTGGTGGCGATATCGCCCGGATGAACCCGCCGTTCTACGGCGAGCGTGGCATGCACTTCGACGCGCTGGAGGACGGTGACATCTCGCTGTCGATCCTCGCCAGGGCCCGCGAGAAGAAGTCGATCTCCCTGGATCTCAAGTCCGACGCGGGCAGGCAACTGTTCTACCGGCTGGTCGAGCAGGCCGATATCGTCTTCGAGAATCTCAGCGACGGCACCGTCGAACGCCTCGGCGTCGACTACGAGACGGTGCGCGCGCACAATCCGCGGATCGTCTACTGCTCGGTCAGCGGTCTCGGGCGGCCGAGCCTGTATCCCGGAGTCAAGGCCATGGACATCACGGTCCAGGCGCTGAGCGGTCTGATGGACACCACCGGCCACGCCGACGGTCCGCCGCTGCGGGTCGGGATCGCGATCTCGGATCTGCTCGCACCGCTCTACGGAGTGATCGGGGTGCAGTCCGCGCTCCGGCAGCGGGAGGTCACCGGGCAAGGACAGCACGTGGTCGTCTCGATGCTGGAATGCCTCACCTCGCTGCTCCCGTTCGAACATCTGGATGTCTTGCAGCGCAACGGTTTCCCGCCGCGTTCCGGCAATCATCACAATCGGCTGGCGCCCTTCGGCGTCTATCCCACCAGTGACGGCTACGTGTCGATCGCCGCGGCCAGCGATGCCTGGATGCGGTCGATCTTCGATGCCATGGGTAAACCGGAACTGATCGAGGATCCCCGCTTCGCCTCCCGCGGGCCACGGGCGATGAACGCCGACGCACTCAATACGATGATCGAGGAATGGACCGCGCGGCAGACCTCGGCGGAGGTCATCGAGGAACTGAGCACGCGACGTTCGGTTCCGTGCGTGCCGGTGCGCACGGCTTCCGAGGCGCTGTCGGATCCGGCGCTGTTCGAACGCGGCGTCCTGCAGCATCTGCAACACCCGCGTGCCGGGACGATCGATGCGGTCGCCGGTGGGATCCCGATCCATATGTCGGATGCCTCGGTGGGCCTGGAGCGACCGGCCGCCGAACTCGGTGCGGACAACGCCGACGTCTACGGGCAGTTGCTGGGCCTGAGCGCGGACGAACTGGCTAGGTTGCGGGACGAGGGGATCGTCTGA
- a CDS encoding lactonase family protein, with amino-acid sequence MTKSTTSRALRRTCAAAAAALLCASGWSLSTASADPGAAPHYLMVSGVASGNLGVFRVGADGSLTKVPGSPFPIGVGVLSVVVAPDGRTVFITSTLGTVTGYRIGDDGVPAPIPGARIALDGPGITAGVTPDGSRLFVAIGGAPAHISSFAIAPSGALSASGEPDVAIPGLSGLPSLVIDPDGRFLRINSYADGNMPSFAIGPNGHLTPIGTVATGMMPVNPTYSPDGRFIYISHEGSMELRGYAIGADGALRPTPGSPYPAGLMSHGAKITADNRYLYVPEAVSGDVRGYRIGPDGALTPLPGSPYTLPLGTMGGSVVISPDQRHVYESDVLSTNVTSMIRTFDIQSDGRLTKSPLPEVDSGTVFSDGPVLQMTN; translated from the coding sequence GTGACGAAATCAACCACGAGCAGAGCCCTTCGCCGCACCTGCGCGGCCGCGGCCGCCGCGCTGCTGTGCGCGTCCGGCTGGTCCCTGTCCACCGCCTCCGCCGATCCCGGCGCCGCACCGCATTACCTCATGGTGTCCGGCGTCGCCAGCGGCAACCTCGGGGTCTTCCGGGTCGGCGCGGACGGATCGCTGACGAAGGTTCCCGGCTCGCCGTTCCCGATCGGGGTGGGGGTGCTGTCGGTGGTCGTCGCGCCGGACGGGCGCACCGTTTTCATCACCTCGACGCTGGGCACGGTCACGGGGTACCGCATCGGCGACGACGGCGTGCCGGCGCCGATTCCGGGCGCGCGGATCGCGCTCGACGGACCGGGCATCACCGCGGGGGTCACCCCGGACGGTTCGCGGTTGTTCGTCGCGATCGGCGGCGCGCCCGCGCACATCAGCTCCTTCGCGATAGCACCGTCGGGCGCGCTGTCCGCCTCCGGCGAACCGGATGTCGCCATTCCGGGGCTGTCGGGCCTGCCCTCGCTGGTCATCGATCCGGACGGGCGATTCCTGCGGATCAACAGCTACGCCGACGGCAATATGCCGAGTTTCGCGATCGGCCCGAACGGACATCTGACACCGATCGGCACGGTGGCCACGGGCATGATGCCGGTGAATCCGACCTATTCGCCCGACGGGCGTTTCATCTACATCAGCCACGAAGGCTCGATGGAATTGCGCGGGTACGCCATCGGCGCCGACGGCGCCCTCAGACCGACACCGGGCTCCCCGTATCCCGCGGGCCTGATGTCCCACGGCGCCAAGATCACCGCCGACAACCGGTACCTCTATGTTCCGGAAGCCGTGAGCGGCGACGTGCGCGGATACCGCATCGGCCCCGACGGCGCCCTCACTCCCCTGCCCGGATCGCCCTACACGCTCCCACTGGGCACCATGGGCGGATCGGTCGTCATCAGCCCCGACCAGCGTCATGTCTACGAATCCGACGTGCTGAGCACGAATGTCACCAGCATGATCCGCACCTTCGACATCCAGTCCGACGGCCGTCTCACGAAATCGCCGCTGCCCGAAGTCGATTCCGGGACGGTCTTCTCCGACGGGCCGGTGCTGCAGATGACGAATTGA
- a CDS encoding sigma-54-dependent Fis family transcriptional regulator: MPSTSAHPESRTRPEITWSLTRSRLNGLTADVRPRVDPDAVAADSALVRAARPVLEREIGELAGSSVALVLADNNARVVDVHCADGATLRGMTDLGVVAGTGLREDEVGTNAVGTPLEMRAGMLIKGSEHFMRTFRNFTCYGQPIFHPVTRRLEGVLDIGGRCDDYHLVFEPLVRRMVRDIEERLQNDSSLGQRRLFDAFQTVARRRGRAVVVIGHSLVLATPAALDLLEPIDHAAVRACAEGVGPAGATHQLTLTSGRSVRLRCVPVDGADGVLIDIVPADARRRPEIPGRETGRWPLLIVGENGSGRTTEARLAGGPDAVTLDAAEIVRRGEQSWAAAMTRLLGTGGAAVIIENLQLLSVRMTTLLAQRLRETERPVIMTSTPGPHLDGDHGPLAVLCNDHRELLPLRRRRHEIPRLAQHMLADVADATRTRLAPETLRIFTAQPWPGNLAEMHRVIRAVAETRSAGDIIPADLPHSYRSSTTSGSPLRQAEREVIVAALAATGGNKLKAARELGVSRSTLYNRMRALHIN; the protein is encoded by the coding sequence ATGCCCAGTACTTCGGCGCATCCCGAGAGCCGGACTCGTCCCGAGATCACGTGGTCGTTGACCCGCTCTCGGCTCAACGGCCTGACCGCCGACGTGCGGCCGCGGGTGGACCCCGACGCCGTCGCGGCCGACAGCGCTCTGGTTCGCGCGGCCCGTCCGGTGCTGGAGCGTGAGATCGGCGAACTCGCCGGTAGTTCGGTGGCGCTGGTCCTCGCCGACAACAACGCTCGCGTCGTCGACGTGCACTGCGCCGACGGTGCGACGCTGCGTGGCATGACCGATCTCGGTGTCGTAGCGGGCACCGGTCTGCGCGAGGACGAGGTGGGCACCAACGCGGTGGGAACTCCGCTCGAGATGCGTGCGGGCATGCTCATCAAGGGTTCCGAACACTTCATGCGGACATTCCGGAACTTCACCTGCTACGGGCAGCCCATCTTCCACCCGGTCACCCGGCGACTGGAGGGCGTGCTCGATATCGGCGGCCGCTGCGATGACTACCACCTGGTGTTCGAACCGCTGGTGCGACGGATGGTGCGCGATATCGAGGAGCGGCTGCAGAACGATTCGTCGCTGGGGCAGCGCCGGTTGTTCGACGCGTTCCAGACCGTGGCCAGACGCCGGGGGCGAGCGGTCGTCGTCATCGGGCACAGTCTGGTCCTGGCCACACCGGCCGCGCTGGACCTGCTCGAGCCGATCGACCACGCCGCCGTCCGGGCCTGCGCCGAGGGCGTCGGCCCGGCCGGTGCGACCCACCAGCTGACCTTGACATCCGGACGGTCGGTGCGCCTGCGGTGCGTGCCGGTCGACGGTGCCGACGGGGTTCTGATCGATATCGTGCCCGCCGACGCTCGCCGCCGACCGGAGATACCGGGCCGGGAGACGGGCCGCTGGCCGTTGCTGATCGTGGGCGAGAACGGCAGCGGCCGAACGACGGAGGCTCGGCTGGCCGGGGGCCCGGACGCGGTGACGCTGGACGCGGCGGAGATCGTGCGCCGAGGCGAACAGTCCTGGGCCGCGGCGATGACGCGCTTGCTCGGTACGGGCGGAGCGGCGGTGATCATCGAGAACCTGCAGTTGCTGTCGGTGCGGATGACCACCTTGCTCGCGCAGCGCCTGCGAGAGACCGAGCGACCGGTGATCATGACCTCCACGCCGGGGCCGCATCTCGACGGCGACCATGGTCCGCTGGCGGTGCTCTGCAACGATCACCGGGAATTGCTGCCGCTGCGCCGCCGCCGCCACGAGATCCCCCGCCTCGCACAGCACATGCTGGCCGATGTCGCCGACGCCACGCGCACCCGCCTGGCCCCGGAGACCCTGCGCATCTTCACCGCGCAACCGTGGCCGGGCAATCTCGCGGAGATGCACCGGGTCATTCGCGCGGTCGCCGAAACCCGGTCGGCGGGCGACATCATTCCGGCCGATCTGCCGCATTCGTATCGCAGCAGCACGACGTCGGGATCGCCGCTGCGTCAGGCCGAGCGTGAGGTCATCGTGGCGGCGCTGGCGGCCACCGGCGGCAACAAATTGAAGGCGGCGCGGGAACTCGGGGTCAGCCGCTCGACTCTCTACAACCGGATGCGCGCACTGCACATCAACTGA
- a CDS encoding aldehyde dehydrogenase family protein — MTVTTADAMDLVPGVPGTAGRLLIDGEWVRAASGVNFDVVDPGTGEVVAQVAHAVDVDVDAAVGAARRAFDEERWSGLSGQQRAVLLWRVADRMEAGADALARLESLDVGMPVTQARLMVGEAVNQFRYFAGLADKIHGRTVDIGPSDRRLQAYTLKEPVGVAAAIVPWNAPLMASSQKLAPALAAGCTCVLKPSEEAPLTPLALGQLMLDAGIPAGVVNIVTGFGPAGAALASHSDVDAVSFTGSTTVGRKIVHAAEGNLKKVSLELGGKSPVIVLPDADLAQVIPGVAQGVFWNSGQICTSGTRLFVHESVYDEVVEGVAEAGRALRLGYGTDPDADLGPLVSQRQLDVVSGYVDSGVADGARVVSGGRRVGERGFFYEPTVVADVTPQMRIVREEIFGPVIGAMRFSDVEEAVAAANNTEYGLAGSVWTRDVSRAHRLARKIRAGRIGINVHRAGGVQITVGGYKQSGWGRESGPEALEEYLETKAVVSVLDR; from the coding sequence ATGACTGTTACGACCGCCGACGCGATGGATCTCGTGCCCGGCGTCCCGGGGACGGCCGGTCGGTTGCTGATCGACGGCGAGTGGGTGCGCGCGGCGTCGGGCGTGAATTTCGATGTCGTCGACCCCGGCACGGGAGAAGTGGTCGCGCAGGTCGCGCACGCGGTCGACGTCGATGTGGATGCCGCCGTGGGCGCGGCCCGGCGCGCATTCGACGAGGAGCGGTGGTCCGGCCTGTCCGGCCAGCAGCGTGCCGTGCTGCTGTGGCGGGTGGCGGATCGGATGGAGGCCGGCGCCGACGCCCTGGCGCGCCTCGAGAGCCTGGACGTCGGCATGCCGGTGACTCAGGCGCGGCTGATGGTCGGCGAGGCGGTCAACCAGTTCCGCTACTTCGCCGGACTGGCCGACAAGATTCACGGACGCACCGTCGACATCGGTCCGTCCGACCGGCGGCTGCAGGCCTACACGTTGAAGGAACCGGTCGGGGTCGCGGCCGCGATCGTGCCGTGGAACGCGCCGCTGATGGCGTCGTCGCAGAAGCTCGCGCCCGCCCTGGCGGCCGGATGCACGTGTGTGCTGAAGCCGTCCGAGGAAGCGCCGCTGACCCCGCTGGCCCTGGGACAGCTCATGCTCGATGCCGGAATCCCCGCGGGCGTGGTCAACATCGTGACCGGATTCGGACCGGCCGGAGCGGCGCTCGCCTCGCACTCGGACGTGGACGCGGTGAGCTTCACCGGCTCGACCACCGTGGGCCGCAAGATCGTGCACGCGGCGGAGGGAAACCTCAAGAAGGTGTCGCTGGAACTGGGCGGCAAATCACCGGTCATCGTCCTGCCGGATGCCGATCTGGCCCAGGTGATTCCCGGCGTCGCCCAGGGCGTGTTCTGGAACAGCGGCCAGATCTGCACCTCGGGCACAAGGCTTTTCGTGCACGAGTCGGTGTACGACGAGGTCGTGGAAGGCGTCGCCGAGGCGGGCCGTGCGCTGCGTCTGGGATACGGCACCGATCCGGACGCCGATCTCGGGCCGCTGGTGTCGCAGCGTCAGCTCGACGTGGTGTCGGGCTACGTCGACAGCGGTGTCGCCGACGGCGCGCGGGTGGTCAGCGGTGGCCGTCGGGTCGGCGAGCGTGGATTCTTCTACGAGCCGACCGTGGTCGCCGATGTGACGCCGCAGATGCGGATCGTCCGGGAGGAGATCTTCGGTCCGGTCATCGGCGCCATGCGGTTCTCGGATGTCGAGGAGGCCGTCGCGGCGGCCAACAACACCGAATACGGGCTGGCGGGCAGCGTCTGGACCCGCGACGTGTCCCGTGCGCATCGGCTGGCCCGCAAGATCCGCGCCGGTCGCATCGGCATCAACGTGCATCGCGCGGGCGGTGTGCAGATCACCGTCGGCGGCTACAAGCAGTCGGGCTGGGGGCGGGAGAGCGGCCCCGAAGCGCTGGAAGAATATCTGGAGACCAAGGCCGTGGTCTCGGTGCTGGACCGCTGA
- a CDS encoding helix-turn-helix domain-containing protein — MNVKEPHLRELGEFLKARRGQLDPGTLGLPSGDLRPRRVPGLRREEVAELAAISTDYYTRIEQGRLAPSEPVLDTLVRVLQLDREQRDYVRSLAARADSRPPAPRARQVVRPQLGRLLDQLTDTPALIFGRHLDILAWNQLAAALIADFGTIAPKQRNYVRMIFMDPAMRELYTDWEAVARTCVAILRMEAAENPTDPRLSALVGELSVADEHFRQWWAARHVAHQEFGTKQMHHSEVGDLTLEWDTFRYSGDPDQQLVLWSTEPGSASQDKLRILASWSAEHASVLETRDEGRTL, encoded by the coding sequence ATGAACGTCAAGGAGCCGCATCTGCGTGAGCTGGGCGAATTCTTGAAAGCCCGCCGCGGACAACTCGACCCGGGCACCCTCGGCTTGCCCTCCGGGGATCTGCGGCCACGTCGCGTGCCCGGCCTGCGCCGCGAAGAGGTCGCGGAACTGGCCGCGATCAGCACCGATTACTACACGCGGATCGAACAGGGGCGCCTCGCCCCGTCCGAACCCGTGCTGGACACTCTCGTCCGGGTGCTGCAACTCGACCGCGAACAGCGCGACTACGTGCGTAGCCTCGCCGCACGCGCCGACAGCCGGCCGCCCGCGCCGCGCGCCCGCCAGGTCGTGCGTCCCCAGCTGGGCAGGCTGCTGGATCAGCTGACGGATACGCCCGCGCTGATATTCGGCCGCCACCTCGACATCCTCGCCTGGAATCAGCTGGCCGCCGCGCTGATCGCCGATTTCGGCACGATCGCGCCCAAACAGCGCAACTACGTGCGGATGATCTTCATGGATCCCGCGATGCGCGAGCTGTACACCGACTGGGAGGCCGTCGCGCGCACGTGCGTGGCGATCCTGCGCATGGAGGCGGCCGAGAACCCGACCGATCCGCGCCTGTCCGCGCTGGTCGGTGAGCTGTCGGTCGCCGACGAGCACTTCCGGCAGTGGTGGGCGGCGCGGCACGTGGCGCATCAGGAGTTCGGCACCAAACAGATGCACCATTCCGAGGTCGGGGATCTGACACTCGAGTGGGACACCTTCCGCTACTCCGGCGATCCGGATCAGCAACTGGTGCTGTGGTCCACCGAACCGGGCAGCGCCTCGCAGGACAAGCTGCGCATCCTCGCGTCCTGGTCGGCAGAACACGCTTCCGTACTCGAGACGCGGGACGAGGGCCGCACGCTCTGA